The Campylobacter concisus genome has a window encoding:
- a CDS encoding alpha-2-macroglobulin family protein produces MQQKALLLALLGAVNLYALSLNGTAEVKSPLSVEFGLEDDVSKNLIGTLSEKKLISCEPALSGTVKFNAQSLTLFTKDMHAGTEYNCKLENGSSASFETKEFALEKIEKLSDSKFVLKFNDEVSDELVKKIAVKGASFNALQLSQNSFELDLDKNISEPTFDLGENFESKFGAKLAGDGAIKFSEQASEESASINAEAKSFEIAKIYPTSLDNGILAFRIYLKEWLSDDNNLKKFIKIKGVKSFSISDVAYKNDDENSAPNSELDEYDYYIDITSDEFKPQNSYEITIKPGFGDDRNVVREAKTYEVVASNFTPFANFTNEEPYISSVGEIGIRSANLPELNVSVEKLSDQNFRYFLNFNDNSEDLSNFSSKVASKNYKLEGALNEISLNKIKLDFAGAGDGVYKINLNYGKDKSVSKVVYLSDIAINAKLGKDEIFVFANRLGENTMLPNANVKIYGKRNEEIAVGATNDVGVFKFNKKDIYKEISSIVVSLGKEQNFLIIKDGEALNEAKLISQNPSESIDAYTHFASNIIRPNESLKGAIYLRDRDFNPLKNMPVKIKFIDPQGKSSAQITQNTNDVGMINFEKEILSDLSGRFNMQIIYASKVIASVPFYVESFVPNKIKNDIAIDADKFFANELVKVNLTSSYLFGGAASDLAGSMQVSFFDDEYKNSEFKEYKFKNDTLKAAAYPSIENDLTLSKDGKSSQMIDLSFNTKNAPSIIKGVINFNVNDDGKNVSDAKSFTLYPYKDMVGIAASTAFADPNEDVKIRTVVVDMPSQKAVKSNLKFDIKRVSWQYQRDANGYIKWIRTLEDVDSFYKNSGEFSYKFTQSGSYVITATNLVSGASTSLDIDVSGYNYSTLAPTKELSKSQIKLNKSVYKKGDELSADISSAIKEGIALVTLEDAGVKAYKVVKIKNNSANVKFKLDFDFNGLYVSANIYRMTDAGLTPFRTYGKVYANGDKSSRKIELSLEAPKAAKSDENIKISLKTKPKAYLNLFITDVGVLDITSQKPADPLKFFDKILPDGVFDYDIYNMLTNYKVEGKTLSFGGDAAAMAVAAKMAKHASPVDSKNVKTFANLVSLQADDKGEISYEFKTPNGFNGAIRVDAVANDATAMNAVNSEIKVKDDVIIKPSALVYLLKGDELSANLRLINTTNTDKNLTINVASSKNLNIKTQENANLKPFENKAFVLKISALETGAGEYNVTISDKNSSKTLQNLLDVVSPYTISTYAKSSVFDKESKISLPKGYHDVSIDASSSVSSVLLAASKNLVEYPYGCAEQRSSRLLALLNLKPKDELEKSDQKRFIASGIDELVKMQKPDGSFGYWSDLGETNAFASIFATDVLLDLSEAGYEVSKGVKQNALNSLLKYANNDLEALYALYVSSRANMADRSILNKIYDDKAYNKTALSKYLMAAALKLNGLDDEAKVALKDIKNAKTSEENASDFSSKVRDNAFILYLHAKYFEKNDYSDDLANFLIVNLNELSSTQERAFTLRALNAYFGKDSGEKNNKFKLSYNGESKEFDGLLSTSFTTKNGEFSITPLGSNKLYATILSYAYLPLEIKHKIEPKELDIYRVFVDEKGKELGLDSLKVNDVIYSKVVINSKTMVRNGVINEIVSSCFEPINENLSNFSKSLKNSLQVEYKSIKDDRVLSFYTLNSDEKDAVLYTPYRVRLGGKCSLGAVTTENMYNERQNDYDLAQRSFNVK; encoded by the coding sequence ATGCAGCAAAAAGCGCTACTTCTAGCACTTTTAGGAGCAGTAAATTTATATGCTTTAAGTCTAAATGGCACCGCCGAGGTAAAGTCACCTTTAAGCGTGGAATTTGGACTAGAAGATGATGTTAGCAAAAATCTCATAGGCACGCTAAGCGAGAAAAAGCTTATCTCGTGCGAGCCAGCGCTAAGTGGCACGGTGAAATTTAACGCTCAAAGCCTTACACTCTTTACAAAAGATATGCACGCAGGCACCGAGTATAACTGCAAATTAGAAAATGGCAGCAGCGCTAGCTTTGAGACGAAAGAATTTGCACTTGAGAAGATAGAAAAGCTCTCTGATAGCAAATTTGTCCTTAAATTTAATGACGAAGTTAGTGACGAGCTTGTAAAAAAAATAGCCGTAAAAGGTGCAAGCTTTAATGCCTTGCAGCTCTCTCAAAACAGCTTTGAGCTTGATCTTGATAAAAATATAAGCGAGCCTACTTTTGATCTTGGAGAAAATTTTGAGAGTAAATTTGGCGCTAAGCTAGCAGGCGATGGCGCGATTAAATTTAGTGAGCAAGCAAGCGAAGAGAGCGCAAGCATAAACGCTGAAGCAAAGAGCTTTGAGATAGCCAAAATTTATCCAACAAGCCTTGATAACGGCATCTTGGCATTTAGAATTTATCTAAAAGAGTGGCTAAGCGATGATAATAATCTAAAGAAATTTATCAAGATAAAAGGCGTAAAAAGCTTTAGCATAAGCGACGTGGCATATAAAAATGACGATGAAAATAGCGCGCCAAATTCTGAACTTGATGAGTATGATTATTACATCGATATCACAAGCGATGAGTTTAAGCCACAAAATAGCTACGAGATCACGATAAAACCGGGTTTTGGAGATGATAGAAATGTCGTAAGAGAGGCCAAAACCTACGAGGTGGTCGCTAGTAACTTCACTCCATTTGCAAATTTCACAAACGAAGAGCCTTACATCTCAAGCGTGGGCGAGATCGGCATTAGAAGTGCAAATTTACCTGAGCTAAATGTGAGCGTTGAAAAGTTAAGCGATCAAAATTTTAGATACTTTTTAAATTTCAACGACAATAGCGAAGATCTAAGCAATTTTAGCTCAAAAGTAGCAAGCAAAAACTACAAGCTAGAGGGTGCGTTAAACGAAATTTCACTAAACAAGATCAAGCTTGACTTTGCAGGAGCTGGAGATGGCGTATATAAGATAAATTTAAACTATGGCAAGGATAAGAGCGTCTCAAAGGTCGTCTATCTAAGCGACATCGCCATAAATGCAAAGCTTGGCAAGGATGAAATTTTCGTCTTTGCAAACCGCCTTGGCGAAAACACAATGCTACCAAACGCAAATGTAAAAATTTATGGCAAAAGAAACGAAGAGATCGCAGTTGGCGCGACAAATGACGTCGGCGTCTTTAAATTTAACAAAAAAGATATCTACAAAGAGATCTCATCGATCGTTGTCTCACTTGGCAAGGAGCAGAATTTCCTCATCATAAAAGATGGCGAAGCGCTAAATGAGGCAAAGCTCATCAGCCAAAATCCAAGCGAGAGCATCGATGCTTACACGCATTTTGCCTCAAATATCATAAGACCAAACGAGAGCCTAAAAGGGGCTATCTATCTAAGAGATAGAGACTTTAACCCGCTTAAAAATATGCCAGTTAAGATCAAATTTATCGATCCACAAGGCAAAAGTAGCGCCCAGATCACACAAAATACAAATGATGTCGGCATGATAAATTTTGAAAAAGAAATTTTAAGCGATCTAAGCGGTAGATTTAACATGCAGATAATCTACGCTAGCAAGGTGATAGCAAGCGTGCCATTTTATGTCGAGAGCTTCGTGCCAAACAAGATAAAAAATGACATAGCCATAGACGCGGATAAATTCTTTGCAAACGAGCTAGTAAAGGTAAATTTGACAAGCAGCTATCTCTTTGGCGGAGCAGCTAGCGACCTAGCTGGCAGTATGCAGGTTAGCTTCTTTGATGATGAGTATAAAAATAGCGAATTTAAAGAGTATAAATTTAAAAATGACACCCTAAAAGCAGCTGCTTATCCAAGCATAGAAAATGATCTAACTCTTTCAAAAGATGGCAAATCAAGCCAGATGATAGATCTTAGTTTTAACACCAAAAACGCACCTTCAATAATAAAAGGCGTCATAAATTTCAACGTAAATGATGATGGCAAAAACGTAAGTGACGCAAAAAGCTTTACGCTCTATCCTTATAAAGATATGGTTGGCATCGCTGCTAGCACGGCATTTGCAGATCCAAACGAAGATGTAAAGATAAGAACAGTCGTCGTTGATATGCCAAGCCAAAAGGCAGTGAAGTCAAATTTAAAATTTGATATAAAACGCGTCTCATGGCAGTATCAAAGGGACGCAAACGGCTATATAAAGTGGATACGAACGCTTGAAGATGTGGATAGTTTTTATAAAAATAGTGGCGAGTTTAGCTATAAATTTACGCAAAGTGGCTCATACGTCATCACTGCTACAAATTTAGTAAGTGGTGCAAGCACGAGCTTAGACATCGATGTAAGCGGCTACAACTACTCAACCCTAGCCCCTACAAAAGAGCTTAGCAAGTCTCAGATAAAGCTAAACAAAAGCGTCTATAAAAAAGGCGACGAGCTAAGCGCAGATATAAGCTCAGCGATAAAAGAAGGCATCGCGCTTGTCACGCTTGAGGACGCAGGTGTCAAAGCCTACAAGGTCGTCAAGATCAAAAACAACTCGGCAAATGTTAAATTTAAACTTGACTTTGACTTTAACGGCCTTTATGTGAGTGCAAATATCTACCGCATGACTGACGCTGGACTAACTCCGTTTAGAACCTACGGCAAGGTCTATGCAAACGGCGATAAATCTTCAAGGAAGATAGAGCTTAGCCTAGAAGCGCCAAAAGCGGCAAAGAGCGATGAAAATATCAAAATTTCACTAAAAACAAAGCCAAAAGCTTATCTAAATTTATTTATCACAGATGTTGGCGTGCTTGATATCACTTCGCAAAAACCAGCCGATCCGCTTAAGTTTTTTGACAAAATTTTACCTGATGGCGTCTTTGACTACGATATCTATAATATGCTTACAAACTACAAGGTCGAGGGTAAAACATTAAGCTTTGGCGGTGATGCTGCAGCGATGGCTGTGGCTGCAAAAATGGCAAAGCACGCAAGCCCAGTTGATAGCAAAAATGTAAAAACTTTTGCAAATTTAGTGAGCCTTCAAGCAGACGACAAAGGCGAAATTTCATACGAGTTTAAAACGCCAAATGGCTTTAACGGCGCCATTAGAGTAGATGCTGTGGCAAATGACGCAACTGCAATGAACGCCGTAAATAGCGAGATAAAAGTAAAAGATGATGTGATCATTAAGCCAAGTGCTTTAGTTTATCTTTTAAAAGGTGATGAATTAAGCGCAAACTTAAGGCTTATAAATACGACAAATACGGACAAAAACCTTACTATAAATGTAGCATCAAGTAAAAATTTAAACATCAAAACGCAAGAAAATGCTAACCTAAAGCCGTTTGAAAACAAGGCATTTGTGCTTAAAATTTCAGCCCTTGAAACAGGTGCTGGCGAATACAATGTCACAATAAGCGACAAAAATAGCTCAAAAACGCTTCAAAATTTACTAGACGTCGTTAGCCCTTATACGATCAGCACCTACGCAAAGAGCAGCGTCTTTGACAAAGAGAGTAAAATTTCACTACCAAAAGGCTACCACGATGTGAGCATTGATGCGTCAAGCTCGGTCTCAAGCGTGCTTTTAGCAGCTTCTAAAAATTTAGTAGAGTATCCTTACGGATGCGCGGAGCAAAGGAGCTCAAGACTGCTTGCACTTTTAAATTTAAAACCAAAAGATGAGCTTGAAAAAAGCGATCAAAAGAGATTTATCGCAAGCGGCATAGATGAGCTAGTCAAGATGCAAAAGCCAGACGGCAGTTTTGGCTACTGGAGCGATCTAGGCGAGACAAATGCATTTGCAAGTATCTTTGCAACTGATGTTTTACTTGATCTTAGCGAGGCTGGATATGAGGTAAGCAAAGGCGTCAAACAAAATGCGCTAAATTCGCTCTTAAAATACGCAAACAACGACCTTGAGGCACTTTACGCCCTTTATGTAAGCTCACGTGCAAATATGGCTGATAGGTCAATCTTAAATAAAATTTACGACGACAAAGCCTACAATAAAACAGCACTAAGTAAATATCTAATGGCAGCAGCTCTAAAGCTAAACGGACTAGATGACGAGGCAAAAGTCGCGCTAAAAGATATCAAAAATGCTAAAACAAGCGAAGAAAATGCATCTGATTTTAGCTCAAAAGTAAGAGATAACGCCTTTATCCTATACTTGCACGCAAAATACTTTGAGAAAAACGACTACTCAGACGACCTTGCAAATTTCTTGATAGTAAATTTAAATGAGCTTAGCTCAACGCAGGAGCGTGCATTTACGCTAAGAGCGCTAAACGCCTACTTTGGCAAAGATAGCGGCGAGAAAAATAACAAATTTAAGCTTAGCTACAATGGTGAAAGTAAAGAATTTGACGGTCTTTTAAGCACCTCATTTACTACAAAAAATGGCGAATTTAGCATCACTCCACTAGGCTCAAATAAGCTTTATGCAACTATCTTAAGCTACGCTTACTTGCCACTTGAGATCAAACATAAAATCGAGCCAAAAGAGCTTGACATCTACCGCGTTTTTGTCGATGAAAAAGGCAAAGAGCTGGGTCTTGACAGCCTAAAAGTAAATGACGTCATCTACTCAAAAGTAGTGATAAACTCAAAAACAATGGTTAGAAACGGCGTTATAAACGAGATCGTAAGTAGCTGCTTTGAGCCGATAAATGAAAATTTAAGCAACTTTAGCAAGAGCTTAAAAAACAGCTTGCAAGTTGAGTATAAAAGCATAAAAGATGACCGCGTGCTAAGCTTTTACACGCTAAATAGCGACGAAAAAGACGCCGTACTTTACACACCTTATCGCGTAAGACTTGGCGGTAAATGCTCGCTTGGTGCAGTCACAACTGAAAATATGTATAACGAAAGACAAAACGACTACGACCTAGCCCAGCGAAGCTTTAACGTCAAATAG